From the Streptococcus sp. 29887 genome, one window contains:
- a CDS encoding ferredoxin, producing the protein MKIKLIPERCIACGLCQTYSPVFDYDDDGIVIFSDRKNLERDSDLTPDILEAIKSCPTKAISID; encoded by the coding sequence ATGAAAATAAAACTTATTCCTGAACGGTGCATTGCCTGTGGGCTATGCCAAACCTATTCACCTGTGTTTGATTATGATGACGACGGTATTGTGATTTTTTCAGATAGAAAGAACCTAGAAAGAGATAGCGACCTAACTCCCGACATACTCGAAGCCATCAAATCCTGCCCTACCAAAGCCATTTCAATTGATTGA
- a CDS encoding SAG1386/EF1546 family surface-associated protein, giving the protein MSQEPWNEEVYQTAAASRKDRLSKGLASTKVFTVLAIIFFIIVIIIGAIAFYLSVGGSKTDSTKEFYNPSNAAVVAESSTVPTETTTETEVTETEETEVIDTAETTETSSSLTEAADGSTLTVQAGEGVGALAARGGISIAELERLNPEKMATGSWLAHPGDIVRIR; this is encoded by the coding sequence ATGTCACAAGAGCCATGGAATGAAGAAGTGTATCAAACAGCTGCAGCAAGTCGTAAAGACCGCTTGAGTAAAGGATTGGCAAGTACGAAAGTATTTACCGTACTGGCTATTATTTTCTTTATCATTGTCATCATTATAGGGGCAATTGCCTTCTATCTATCTGTTGGTGGCAGTAAGACGGATTCGACGAAAGAGTTTTACAATCCAAGCAATGCTGCGGTGGTAGCAGAAAGTTCAACTGTCCCTACGGAAACGACGACTGAAACAGAAGTCACAGAAACAGAGGAAACGGAAGTGATAGATACAGCTGAAACTACGGAAACTAGCTCAAGCTTGACAGAAGCTGCAGATGGTTCTACCCTAACAGTTCAAGCTGGGGAGGGAGTTGGAGCATTGGCGGCACGTGGTGGTATTTCCATTGCTGAGTTAGAGCGTTTAAATCCTGAAAAAATGGCGACAGGTTCTTGGTTGGCTCACCCAGGTGATATTGTCCGCATTAGATAA
- the cmk gene encoding (d)CMP kinase, protein MKSIQIAIDGPASSGKSTVAKIIAKDFGYTYLDTGAMYRSATYLALQNGIDVTDQDGIVTLLAQHPIRFGRDAQGQQQVFVGEQDVTLPIRDNQVTNNVSAVAALPLVREELVRLQQVIAQAGGIVMDGRDIGTVVLPQAELKIFLIASVEERALRRFKENTERGIETDLEILKEEIAARDLKDSTREVSPLKAADDAITFDTTGVSIEGVVKFISEKAKEILDK, encoded by the coding sequence ATGAAATCCATTCAAATTGCTATTGACGGTCCTGCATCGAGTGGCAAGTCAACCGTTGCCAAGATTATCGCTAAAGATTTTGGCTATACTTACTTAGATACAGGAGCCATGTACCGTTCTGCGACTTATTTGGCCTTGCAAAATGGTATTGATGTCACTGACCAAGATGGTATTGTGACCTTGCTTGCTCAACATCCTATTCGTTTTGGTAGGGATGCACAAGGGCAACAACAGGTATTTGTTGGTGAGCAAGATGTTACCTTACCCATTCGAGATAATCAAGTAACTAACAATGTGTCGGCAGTTGCGGCACTTCCCTTGGTGCGAGAAGAGTTGGTTCGCCTGCAGCAGGTGATTGCTCAAGCGGGCGGCATTGTTATGGACGGCCGTGACATTGGTACAGTCGTCTTGCCTCAAGCTGAACTTAAGATTTTCCTGATTGCCTCAGTAGAGGAGCGTGCCCTTCGTCGTTTTAAGGAAAATACGGAACGTGGCATCGAAACAGACTTGGAAATCTTGAAAGAGGAGATTGCAGCTCGTGACCTGAAAGACAGTACTCGGGAGGTTTCACCTTTGAAAGCTGCTGACGATGCCATCACATTTGATACAACAGGTGTATCCATCGAAGGTGTAGTGAAATTTATTTCAGAAAAAGCGAAAGAAATTCTTGACAAGTAG
- the infC gene encoding translation initiation factor IF-3, which yields MFINDEIRVREVRLIGLEGEQLGIKPLNEAQAIADSANVDLVLIQPQAKPPVAKIMDYGKFKFEYQKKQKEQRKKQSVVTVKEVRLSPVIDKGDFDTKLRHARKFLEKGNKVKVSIRFKGRMITHKEVGAKVLAEFAEATQDIAIIEQRAKMDGRQMFMQLAPASDKK from the coding sequence TTGTTCATCAATGATGAAATTCGAGTGCGTGAAGTTCGTCTTATCGGTCTTGAGGGTGAACAGTTGGGAATCAAACCGCTCAATGAGGCTCAGGCCATTGCTGATAGCGCAAACGTGGATTTAGTCTTGATTCAACCGCAAGCTAAACCACCAGTAGCTAAAATTATGGACTACGGTAAGTTCAAATTTGAATATCAGAAAAAGCAGAAAGAACAACGCAAGAAACAAAGTGTTGTCACTGTAAAAGAAGTGCGTCTTAGCCCAGTTATTGATAAAGGGGACTTTGACACAAAACTTCGTCATGCCCGTAAATTCCTTGAAAAAGGAAACAAGGTTAAGGTTTCGATCCGTTTCAAGGGTCGTATGATTACCCACAAAGAAGTTGGAGCGAAAGTATTAGCTGAGTTCGCCGAAGCAACCCAAGATATTGCTATTATCGAACAACGTGCTAAGATGGACGGACGTCAAATGTTTATGCAATTGGCCCCAGCTTCAGATAAAAAATAA
- the rpmI gene encoding 50S ribosomal protein L35, which yields MPKQKTHRASAKRFKRTGSGGLKRFRAYTSHRFHGKTKKQRRHLRKAGMVHAGDFKRIKSMLTQMR from the coding sequence ATGCCAAAACAAAAAACTCACCGCGCATCAGCTAAACGTTTTAAACGTACAGGTTCTGGTGGATTGAAACGCTTCCGCGCTTATACTTCACACCGTTTCCACGGTAAAACTAAAAAACAACGTCGTCACCTTCGTAAAGCAGGTATGGTACATGCTGGTGACTTTAAGCGTATCAAGTCAATGCTTACACAAATGCGCTAA
- the rplT gene encoding 50S ribosomal protein L20 translates to MARVKGGVVSRKRRKRILKLAKGYYGAKHLLFRTAKEQVMNSYYYAYRDRRQKKRDFRKLWITRINAAARMNGLSYSQLMHGLKLAEIEVNRKMLADLAVNDAAAFTALADAAKAKLAK, encoded by the coding sequence ATGGCACGTGTTAAAGGTGGCGTTGTTTCTCGTAAACGCCGTAAACGTATTTTAAAATTAGCTAAAGGTTACTACGGAGCTAAACATCTCTTGTTCCGCACTGCGAAAGAACAAGTAATGAACTCTTACTACTATGCATACCGTGACCGCCGTCAGAAAAAACGTGATTTCCGTAAATTGTGGATCACTCGTATCAACGCGGCTGCTCGCATGAACGGTTTGTCATACTCACAATTGATGCACGGTTTGAAATTGGCTGAAATCGAAGTAAACCGTAAAATGCTTGCTGACTTGGCAGTGAACGATGCAGCAGCATTCACAGCTCTTGCTGACGCAGCAAAAGCAAAACTTGCTAAGTAA
- a CDS encoding ISL3 family transposase — MEQLNLITNLLRIKDKNITISNEYDMGTHLELHGHLDYTAPKCPSCKGQMAKYDFQKPSKIPYLETAGYPLLIRLRKRRFKCKDCRKIAVAETPLVKKNHQISVAVNQKIAQLLIENQAMTHIAHRLSISTSSVMRKLNEFKFETDWNTLPEVMSWDEYAFKKGKMSFIAQDFNSLNVITILDGRTQATIRNHFLRYPRKVRNQVKVITMDMFSPYYKLARQLFPNTKIVLDRFHIVQHLSRAMNRVRILIMNQFDRKSQEYRSLKRYWKLIQQDSRKLSDKRFYRPMFRMHLTNKEILEKLLSFSEELRQHYELYQLLLFHFQEKNSDHFFDLIEQEIANVNPIFQTVFKTFLKDKEKVLNAMELPYSNAKLEATNNLIKVIKRNAFGFRNFENFKKRILIALNIKKERTNFVLSRC; from the coding sequence ATGGAACAACTAAATCTTATCACAAATCTTCTCAGAATTAAAGACAAAAATATCACTATCTCTAATGAATATGATATGGGAACTCACTTAGAACTTCATGGTCATTTGGATTATACAGCCCCTAAATGTCCCTCCTGCAAGGGACAAATGGCAAAATACGACTTCCAAAAACCCTCCAAAATTCCCTACCTAGAAACTGCTGGTTATCCCTTGCTTATCCGACTTAGAAAGCGTCGCTTCAAGTGTAAAGATTGCAGAAAAATAGCGGTCGCTGAAACTCCTCTTGTCAAGAAGAACCACCAAATCTCCGTCGCTGTTAACCAGAAGATTGCTCAATTACTCATCGAAAATCAAGCAATGACACATATTGCACACAGGCTATCTATCTCAACCTCATCAGTTATGAGAAAGCTTAATGAGTTCAAGTTTGAAACAGATTGGAATACCTTACCTGAGGTGATGAGCTGGGATGAGTATGCCTTCAAAAAGGGGAAAATGAGCTTTATCGCTCAAGATTTCAACTCCCTAAATGTCATAACTATTCTAGACGGAAGAACACAAGCAACCATCCGAAACCACTTTCTACGCTATCCTAGAAAGGTTAGAAATCAAGTCAAAGTCATTACCATGGATATGTTTAGTCCTTACTACAAATTGGCTAGACAGCTATTTCCAAACACCAAGATTGTTCTGGACCGCTTTCACATTGTGCAGCACCTTAGCCGTGCTATGAACCGCGTTCGTATTCTAATTATGAATCAATTCGACAGAAAATCGCAGGAATACCGGTCCTTGAAACGCTACTGGAAATTGATACAACAAGATAGCCGTAAACTCAGCGATAAACGATTTTATCGCCCTATGTTTCGCATGCACTTGACTAACAAGGAAATCCTAGAAAAACTACTGTCTTTTTCAGAGGAACTACGACAGCACTATGAACTCTATCAGCTTCTCTTGTTCCATTTCCAAGAGAAAAACTCAGATCATTTCTTTGACCTTATCGAACAGGAAATAGCCAATGTTAATCCTATTTTCCAGACGGTATTTAAGACATTTCTAAAGGATAAAGAAAAGGTTTTAAACGCCATGGAATTGCCTTATTCGAACGCCAAACTGGAAGCTACCAACAATCTCATCAAAGTCATTAAAAGAAATGCCTTTGGTTTCAGGAACTTTGAAAATTTTAAAAAACGTATTTTGATTGCTTTGAACATAAAGAAAGAGAGAACGAACTTCGTCCTCTCTAGGTGTTAG
- a CDS encoding LTA synthase family protein — MKKIIDYVKEFSKTRFGFVLLLLAMYWFKTLWAYYVDFSLDLQGLFQHFIAILNPLPIALLLIGLALYAKQTKLFYGLASGLYILLFAWLFSNAVYYREFSDYISISTMMATSSVSAGLGEAAIKLFRPWDLVYFLDFIAFGILFYRKNLQWNPEAFQSKASFAVTAFSTLLFSINLFLAEVDRPELLTRGFSNTYIVRALGLPAFLGYNAHQTYTAHKDRSGANPSDLEPIKQYVEEHYAQPNDNYFGIAKGRNVIYLHLESLQQFVIDYKLKVNGAEYEVTPFLNSLYHSNSTLAFSNFFNQVKAGKTSDAETMIETSLFGLNQGSFMVQYGGSNTQQAAPYILSQNGGYTSAVFHGNSASFWNRNNTYKQWGYYYFFDQSYFSEATEENSFQYGLNDKIMFADSIKYLERMQQPFYAKFITVSNHYPYTTSLIGDEKGFPLANTDDETINGYFATANYLDTSIKSFFDYLKATGLYENSVIVLYGDHYGISNSRNPDLAPLLNKDPQTWTEFDNAMLQRVPYMIVVPGMTTGGIFNTFGGEIDALPTLEHLLGIKANNFLQVGQDLLSPQNKQIVALRTEGSFITPKYTSYAGKIYYTETGIEITNPDETTQKEIDVIKEAATAQLAASDAIQTGDLIRFFDNGLPALDASKYNYIDSLAAEIAIETELGDQSTSLYSQKGNQSTVDLFKAPTYLELNGSSSSSTTSSDAQNNTATSAETSTASSSSNE; from the coding sequence GTGAAAAAAATAATTGACTATGTCAAAGAGTTTTCCAAAACTCGGTTTGGCTTCGTCCTCCTACTTCTAGCGATGTATTGGTTCAAGACCCTCTGGGCCTACTACGTTGATTTTAGCTTAGATTTACAGGGATTGTTTCAGCATTTCATTGCCATTCTCAATCCCTTACCAATCGCTCTACTCTTAATAGGACTGGCCCTATACGCCAAACAGACTAAACTATTTTACGGACTGGCCAGCGGCCTCTATATCCTACTCTTCGCCTGGCTGTTCTCAAATGCTGTTTACTACCGAGAATTTTCAGACTACATTTCCATCTCAACCATGATGGCAACTTCGAGTGTTTCTGCGGGTCTTGGTGAAGCAGCAATCAAGCTGTTTCGGCCCTGGGATCTGGTTTATTTTCTGGACTTTATCGCCTTCGGCATTCTTTTTTATCGGAAAAATCTACAGTGGAATCCAGAAGCTTTCCAGTCCAAAGCCAGCTTTGCTGTAACAGCATTCTCAACCCTGCTCTTCTCCATCAATCTATTTTTGGCTGAAGTTGATCGACCTGAATTATTGACACGAGGTTTTTCAAATACCTATATTGTCAGAGCATTGGGTTTGCCAGCCTTTTTAGGTTATAATGCTCATCAGACCTATACAGCCCATAAGGATCGCTCAGGAGCCAATCCAAGTGACCTTGAACCCATTAAACAGTATGTTGAGGAACACTATGCCCAGCCCAATGATAACTATTTCGGCATTGCCAAGGGACGCAACGTCATCTATCTCCATCTAGAAAGCCTGCAACAATTTGTCATTGATTACAAGCTAAAGGTTAATGGAGCAGAGTATGAAGTAACCCCCTTCCTCAATTCCCTCTATCATTCCAACTCTACTCTAGCTTTCTCCAATTTTTTTAACCAAGTTAAAGCAGGTAAAACATCCGATGCTGAAACCATGATTGAAACCTCCTTATTTGGATTAAACCAAGGCTCATTCATGGTTCAGTATGGGGGAAGCAATACCCAGCAAGCAGCACCTTATATCCTATCTCAGAACGGTGGCTACACATCTGCTGTCTTCCACGGTAATTCGGCTAGTTTTTGGAATAGGAATAACACCTACAAACAATGGGGATACTACTATTTCTTTGACCAATCCTATTTTTCTGAAGCGACAGAAGAAAACTCTTTCCAGTATGGGTTAAATGATAAAATCATGTTTGCAGATTCCATCAAATATTTGGAACGGATGCAACAGCCATTTTATGCTAAATTCATCACCGTATCCAACCACTATCCTTACACCACCAGCTTGATTGGCGATGAGAAAGGATTTCCACTGGCCAATACAGATGATGAAACCATCAACGGCTATTTTGCTACTGCCAATTATTTGGATACATCCATCAAATCCTTCTTTGACTATTTGAAGGCGACTGGTCTATATGAAAATTCAGTTATCGTCCTCTACGGCGACCATTATGGAATATCTAATTCACGCAATCCAGACTTAGCCCCCCTTTTAAATAAGGACCCTCAAACCTGGACAGAATTTGACAATGCTATGCTACAACGCGTCCCTTATATGATTGTGGTGCCAGGTATGACCACGGGAGGCATTTTCAATACCTTTGGCGGAGAAATCGATGCTCTCCCAACACTCGAACACCTGCTAGGCATAAAAGCAAATAATTTCTTACAGGTCGGTCAGGATTTACTGTCACCTCAAAACAAGCAAATCGTGGCTCTCCGAACAGAAGGAAGTTTTATCACACCAAAATACACCAGTTATGCAGGTAAGATTTACTATACCGAAACAGGGATTGAAATTACCAATCCTGACGAAACCACCCAAAAAGAAATTGATGTGATTAAGGAAGCCGCAACTGCCCAATTAGCAGCGAGTGATGCCATTCAAACCGGCGACCTCATCCGCTTCTTTGACAATGGTCTGCCAGCCCTAGATGCTAGCAAATACAACTATATTGATTCCTTGGCTGCTGAGATTGCCATCGAAACAGAGCTTGGCGACCAATCAACCAGCCTCTACAGCCAGAAGGGGAACCAATCTACTGTCGATCTCTTCAAAGCACCAACTTATCTTGAATTAAATGGTAGCTCTTCAAGCAGTACAACAAGCTCTGATGCACAAAATAATACGGCAACGAGTGCAGAAACCAGTACAGCATCCAGTTCTTCAAACGAATAG
- a CDS encoding class I SAM-dependent rRNA methyltransferase, with protein sequence MKIKVNRNVEQKINRGIQLLDSADFSGLSVTEDRLVDLVSEAGKYLGAAYLSPQNKGIGWLYSRSKEEVTESFFVNLFRKARQKRHYFYQSDLTTAFRLFNQDGDDFGGLTVDLYDTYAVFSWYNTFIYSKKDMIITAFQEVFPEVKGAYEKIRFKGLDYESAFLYGQEAPENFTVLENGVAYQVFMNDGLMTGIFLDQHEVRGSLVDGLAAGKSLLNMFSYTAAFSIAAAIGGAVETTSVDLAKRSRELSKAHFKVNGVELDHHHFVVMDVFEYFKYAKRKGLTYDVIVLDPPSFARNKKQTFSVAKDYHKLISQSLEILNPNGVIIASTNAANVTVEKFRQQIEKGFGSQKHGYLAAYRLPADFTINKNDESSNYLKVFTIRVEK encoded by the coding sequence ATGAAAATAAAGGTAAATCGAAATGTAGAGCAGAAGATTAACAGGGGCATTCAACTCCTAGATAGTGCTGATTTTTCAGGTCTTTCTGTGACAGAAGATAGGCTTGTTGACCTGGTTTCTGAAGCTGGGAAGTATCTTGGCGCAGCTTATCTTTCTCCTCAAAATAAAGGGATTGGCTGGCTGTACAGTCGCTCCAAAGAAGAAGTGACAGAAAGCTTCTTTGTGAACCTGTTCAGGAAAGCACGACAGAAGCGACATTATTTTTACCAGTCTGACTTGACCACTGCCTTTCGTTTGTTCAATCAAGATGGGGATGATTTCGGTGGTTTGACGGTTGACTTGTATGATACATATGCAGTTTTTTCCTGGTATAATACCTTTATCTATTCGAAGAAGGATATGATTATTACTGCCTTCCAAGAGGTCTTTCCAGAGGTGAAGGGTGCCTATGAGAAAATCCGTTTTAAGGGCTTGGACTATGAGTCAGCCTTTCTATACGGACAAGAGGCGCCGGAAAATTTCACTGTTTTAGAGAATGGAGTTGCCTATCAAGTTTTCATGAATGACGGCTTGATGACGGGTATTTTTCTGGACCAACATGAAGTCCGAGGTTCCTTAGTAGATGGACTGGCGGCTGGTAAATCACTGCTCAATATGTTTTCCTACACAGCAGCCTTCTCCATTGCTGCCGCTATTGGTGGGGCAGTGGAAACAACTTCGGTTGACTTAGCCAAGCGATCGCGTGAACTTTCTAAAGCTCATTTTAAGGTTAATGGTGTAGAATTAGATCATCATCACTTTGTGGTCATGGATGTCTTTGAATATTTCAAGTATGCTAAGCGCAAGGGATTGACCTATGATGTCATTGTCTTGGACCCACCCAGCTTTGCCCGTAATAAAAAGCAGACATTTTCGGTAGCCAAGGATTACCACAAACTAATTTCTCAGTCCTTAGAGATTTTAAATCCAAATGGAGTAATCATTGCATCAACCAATGCAGCCAATGTTACGGTTGAGAAATTCCGTCAGCAGATTGAGAAAGGGTTTGGTTCTCAAAAACATGGCTATTTGGCAGCCTATCGCCTACCAGCCGATTTTACAATCAATAAAAATGATGAAAGTAGTAATTACCTCAAGGTCTTTACGATAAGGGTAGAAAAATGA
- the aroD gene encoding type I 3-dehydroquinate dehydratase: MRIVVPIMPRNLEEVEALDVGRLAEADLIEWRADYLPKEDILRVAPAIFEKCNGKEVIFTVRTTREGGYLDLADQEYVDLIKEVAALYQPDYIDFEYYSYQSVFEQMLEFPNLVLSYHNFDETPANYLEIMSELTSLSPAVVKMAVLAKSEQDVLDVMNYTRGFKTLNAEQTFATIAMGELGKITRIAGVITGSCWTFASLDEVSAPGQMSLANTRKFLEILEN; encoded by the coding sequence ATGAGAATAGTAGTACCTATTATGCCTAGAAATTTGGAAGAAGTAGAGGCTCTTGATGTGGGGAGATTAGCTGAAGCAGATCTCATTGAGTGGAGAGCGGATTATCTTCCAAAAGAGGATATTCTAAGAGTAGCTCCTGCCATTTTTGAAAAATGCAATGGCAAGGAAGTGATTTTTACAGTTCGAACGACCCGTGAGGGTGGCTATTTGGATTTGGCAGATCAGGAATATGTGGACTTGATTAAGGAAGTGGCTGCCCTCTATCAGCCAGACTACATTGATTTTGAATATTATTCCTATCAGTCAGTTTTTGAACAGATGTTGGAGTTTCCAAATCTTGTTTTGAGTTATCATAATTTTGATGAAACACCTGCTAACTATTTGGAAATCATGTCTGAATTGACTAGCCTTTCGCCAGCAGTAGTTAAAATGGCAGTCTTGGCAAAGAGTGAGCAGGATGTCTTGGATGTTATGAACTATACTCGTGGCTTCAAGACCTTAAATGCTGAACAGACCTTTGCGACCATTGCCATGGGTGAGCTAGGAAAAATCACAAGGATTGCAGGGGTAATTACTGGTTCTTGTTGGACCTTTGCAAGTTTGGATGAAGTATCGGCTCCAGGACAGATGTCTTTGGCCAATACACGTAAGTTTTTGGAAATTTTGGAGAATTAA
- the aroC gene encoding chorismate synthase: MRYLTAGESHGPRLTAIIEGVPAGLPLTAEDINADLKRRQGGYGRGSRMQIETDRVEITAGVRHGKTTGAPITLNVTNKDHQKWLDIMAVEDIEDKLKSKRRIRHPRPGHADLVGGMKYRFDDLRNSLERSSARETTMRVAVGAVAKRILAELDIEIANHVVVFGGKEIDVPDGLTVAEIKERAAKSEVSIVNQEREEEIKAYIDQIKRDGDTIGGVVETIVGGVPVGLGSYVQWDKKLDAKLAQAVVSINAFKGAEFGVGFQAGYLKGSQVMDEILWSEQEGYTRRTNNLGGFEGGMTNGQPLVIRGVMKPIPTLYKPLMSVDIDTHEPYKATVERSDPTALPAAGVVMESVVATTIATEILEKFSSDNMEELKAAVASHRDYVRNF; this comes from the coding sequence ATGCGTTATTTAACAGCTGGTGAGTCCCATGGACCACGCTTAACAGCCATCATCGAGGGAGTTCCAGCTGGTCTTCCTTTGACTGCAGAAGATATCAATGCGGATTTGAAACGTCGCCAAGGTGGTTACGGTCGTGGAAGCCGGATGCAAATCGAAACAGACCGTGTAGAAATTACGGCTGGTGTGCGCCATGGTAAGACCACGGGGGCCCCAATTACCCTCAATGTGACCAATAAGGACCATCAAAAGTGGCTAGATATTATGGCTGTAGAAGATATTGAGGACAAGCTCAAGAGCAAGCGTCGTATCAGACATCCTCGTCCAGGTCATGCGGACTTGGTTGGTGGTATGAAATACCGTTTTGATGATTTGCGAAATTCCTTGGAGCGTTCCAGTGCGCGTGAAACAACCATGCGTGTGGCAGTCGGTGCCGTCGCCAAACGAATTTTGGCGGAGCTGGATATTGAAATTGCTAACCACGTTGTCGTTTTCGGTGGTAAGGAAATTGATGTTCCAGATGGCTTAACTGTTGCAGAAATCAAAGAACGTGCAGCCAAGTCTGAAGTTTCCATCGTTAACCAAGAGCGTGAAGAGGAAATCAAGGCCTATATCGACCAAATTAAGCGTGATGGTGATACCATTGGTGGTGTCGTCGAAACCATTGTTGGTGGTGTTCCAGTTGGTTTAGGTTCCTATGTTCAATGGGATAAGAAATTGGATGCTAAGCTGGCTCAGGCAGTGGTTTCTATCAATGCATTTAAAGGAGCAGAATTCGGGGTTGGTTTCCAAGCAGGCTACCTAAAAGGCAGTCAGGTCATGGATGAAATTCTTTGGTCTGAGCAAGAGGGCTACACACGCAGAACCAACAATCTCGGTGGTTTTGAAGGTGGCATGACAAATGGACAGCCTTTGGTGATCCGTGGTGTTATGAAACCAATTCCAACCCTCTACAAGCCTTTGATGTCCGTTGATATTGACACGCATGAGCCTTATAAGGCGACTGTGGAGCGTTCTGACCCAACGGCTCTTCCAGCAGCTGGTGTGGTTATGGAATCTGTAGTTGCTACGACCATTGCAACAGAAATCTTAGAGAAATTCTCTTCTGATAACATGGAAGAATTAAAGGCTGCAGTAGCAAGTCACCGTGATTATGTTAGAAATTTCTAG
- a CDS encoding prephenate dehydrogenase: MKKTILIVGLGLIGSSLALCIRKQHPDYHILGYEPNQASASIATERQMVDELSDNLAELAGQADVILLCVPIQVSLDLIEDLSYMKLKEGVLITDAGSTKSAIVDAAEKFLLPKQINFLGGHPMAGSHKSGAAAADLHLFENAYFIMTPCQATKADAVPRLTDLLSGTGARFVQIDAVEHDKVTSQISHFPHVLASSLMNQAGDYAQEHPFTNNFAAGGFRDMTRIAESEPGMWTSILMTNPEAILDRIEEFQKRLSQVSTVLRSGDKEAIWEFFEKGRQTRKAMEIHKRAGVDSFYDLFLSVPDEEDTILKVLEVLRGISIVNIRINEENREDIHGILQITFKTRENLEEASQRLRIQTNYQINHD, encoded by the coding sequence ATGAAAAAAACTATTTTGATAGTCGGTCTAGGACTGATCGGAAGTTCTCTAGCCCTCTGTATCCGCAAACAACACCCAGATTATCATATCTTAGGTTATGAACCCAATCAAGCATCAGCAAGTATAGCCACAGAAAGACAGATGGTTGATGAGCTATCGGATAATCTAGCTGAACTAGCTGGTCAAGCAGATGTGATACTGCTCTGTGTTCCCATTCAGGTTTCGCTTGACTTGATAGAAGACTTAAGTTACATGAAGCTGAAAGAGGGGGTCTTGATTACGGATGCGGGTTCGACCAAGTCGGCTATTGTAGATGCTGCTGAGAAATTTTTGCTTCCCAAACAAATCAATTTCCTTGGTGGACATCCCATGGCGGGTAGTCACAAGTCAGGGGCTGCCGCTGCAGATTTACACTTGTTTGAAAATGCCTATTTTATCATGACACCCTGTCAGGCTACAAAGGCAGATGCTGTACCTAGATTGACAGATTTACTGTCTGGAACAGGTGCCCGCTTTGTCCAGATTGATGCGGTAGAGCATGACAAGGTAACAAGCCAGATTTCCCATTTTCCACACGTCTTGGCCTCTAGTTTGATGAATCAGGCTGGGGATTATGCCCAGGAACATCCCTTCACCAATAATTTTGCGGCAGGTGGTTTTCGGGATATGACCCGGATTGCTGAGAGTGAGCCGGGGATGTGGACCAGCATTCTCATGACCAATCCAGAAGCGATTTTGGATAGGATTGAGGAGTTTCAAAAGAGATTAAGTCAAGTGTCAACGGTCTTGAGATCTGGAGATAAAGAAGCTATTTGGGAATTCTTTGAAAAAGGACGTCAGACTCGCAAGGCTATGGAAATTCATAAGCGGGCCGGTGTGGATTCCTTTTATGATTTATTTCTTAGCGTTCCCGATGAGGAAGATACGATTTTGAAGGTCTTGGAAGTCCTGCGTGGTATTTCCATTGTCAATATTCGTATTAACGAAGAAAACCGTGAAGATATTCACGGTATATTGCAAATTACGTTTAAAACAAGAGAGAATTTGGAGGAGGCTTCGCAGCGATTGCGAATCCAGACCAACTACCAAATTAACCATGATTAA